In Salvelinus alpinus chromosome 30, SLU_Salpinus.1, whole genome shotgun sequence, a single genomic region encodes these proteins:
- the LOC139559885 gene encoding potassium channel subfamily T member 2-like: MVDLESEVPPLPPKYRFRDLLLGDQNLQNDDRVQVEFYANESTFKERLKLFFIKNKRSSLRRQVFDFSIKVLSCVLYMGRVLTDDPSKGHGCWGCPNQTYIFLKIDWSPIIWVERSLGIWALQVSVAVICLVETILLTYLSYKGNIWEQILRLTFILETVNTVPFLLTILWLPLRNLFIPVFLNCWLAKHALENMINDLHRAIQRTQSAMFNQVLILISTLFCLIFTCICGIQHLERAGKKLTVFDSWYFCVVTFSTVGYGDVTPNVWPSKLLVIIMISVALVVLPIQFEQLAYLWMERQKSGGNYSRHRAQTEKHVVLCVSSLKIDLLMDCLNEVYAHPGLQDYYVIILCPTEMDPQVRRVLHIPLWSQRVIYLQGSALKDQDLIRAKLDNAEACFILSSRCEVDRTAADHQTILRAWAVKDFAPKCPIYVQILKPENKFHVKFADHVVCEEEFKYAMLALNCICPATSSLITLLVHTSQGREGQQSPEEWHRTYGKCSGNEVYNIVMRDSIFFSEYMGKSFPYASFHAHKKYGVCLIGVCRKDSKSILLNPGPQFRMSPNDSCFYINITKEENTTFKTQRERTGSRPCLPVHSVIACMGTVAIDLQDTGCGPSLCLPPEDIKGNSRRPSIGPVLEVPDTSSMHTGDLYSDQSEDETMPSNEDLSTEDYMKGFPPNLPYIGSSPTLCHLLKEKVPYCCLRLEKGCEHNNCEDAKAYSFKNKLIIVSAETAGNGLYNFIVPLRASYRLKKELNPIVLLLDNQPDTQFLEAVCGFPMVYYMVGSIDNLDDLLRCGVSFAANMVVVDKESTMSAEEDYMADAKTIVNVQTLFRLFSSLSIITELTHPANMRFMQFRAKDWYSLTLSKLEKKEREKGSNLAFMFRLPFAAGRVFSIGMLDTLLYQSFVKDYIISITRLLLGLDTTPGSGFLCSMQISEEDLWIQTYGRLYQKLCSTVGDIPIGIYRTESQTADSSEEQCEPSSQSQLSVCVEDLDDPKEQSDRELPPVAGGLHRSSTSSDPSDGKAPLLRRKSVQWARKLSWRGTRGNQRGAQRGGQQGLRARRSERQELDELVSNRMKSLGLWATTCDDMSENQPTHSHTYVLINPPPDTRLELNDIVYIIRSDPLGYVPKAGDSRESLGSSTCLGEHTKTETPF, encoded by the exons GTCTCCCATAATATGGGTCGAACGAAGTCTTGGCATATGGGCGTTACAG GTGTCTGTGGCAGTTATCTGTCTTGTTGAAACTATTCTGTTGACCTACCTGAGTTACAAG GGCAACATTTGGGAGCAGATTCTTCGGTTGACGTTCATCCTGGAGACGGTGAACACAGTGCCTTTCCTGCTCACC ATCCTGTGGCTTCCTCTGCGGAACCTCTTCATCCCTGTGTTCCTGAACTGCTGGTTGGCCAAGCACGCCTTGGAGAACATGATC AATGACCTGCATCGTGCCATCCAGCGAACACAGTCTGCCATGTTCAACCAGGTGCTCATCCTCATCTCCACTCTCTTCTGCCTCATATTCACctg CATCTGTGGCATCCAGCACCTGGAGCGGGCGGGCAAGAAGCTGACGGTGTTCGACTCCTGGTACTTCTGCGTCGTCACCTTCTCCACAGTGGGCTACGGCGACGTCACGCCCAACGTGTGGCCCTCCAAGCTGCTGGTGATCATCATGATCTCTGTAGCCCTGGTGGTGCTGCCCATACAG TTTGAGCAGCTGGCCTACctgtggatggagagacagaagtCGGGGGGGAACTACAGCCGTCACCGCGcccagacagagaaacatgtgGTGCTGTGTGTCAGCTCCCTTAAGATAGACCTCCTGATGGACTGCCTCAACGAGGTCTACGCCCACCCCGGGCTGCAG GACTACTATGTCATCATCCTGTGTCCAACAGAGATGGACCCCCAGGTGCGCCGGGTGCTCCATATCCCCCTGTGGTCCCAGCGGGTCATCTACCTCCAGGGATCGGCCCTCAAGGACCAGGACCTCATACGAGCCAA ACTGGACAATGCAGAGGCTTGTTTCATCCTAAGCAGTCGCTGTGAGGTGGACCGCACCGCCGCA GACCATCAGACCATTTTGCGAGCTTGGGCTGTGAAGGATTTCGCTCCAAAGTGCCCCATTTACGTCCAGATTCTGAAGCCAGAGAATAAATTCCATGTGAAATTTGCAG ATCATGTAGTGTGTGAGGAGGAATTCAAGTATGCCATGTTGGCCCTGAACTGCATCTGTCCAGCAACCTCCTCCCTCATAACCTTACTGGTCCACACTTCACAGGGCCG GGAGGGGCAGCAGTCTCCAGAGGAGTGGCACAGGACTTATGGCAAGTGTTCGGGGAATGAGGTTTACAACATCGTCATGAGAGACAGCATCTTCTTCTCAGAGTACATGGGGAAAAGCTTCCCCTACGCCTCCTTCCACGCGCATAAGAA GTATGGCGTGTGTCTGATCGGGGTGTGCCGGAAGGACAGTAAGAGCATCCTGCTGAACCCCGGGCCACAGTTCAGAATGAGCCCCAATGACAGCTGCTTCTACATCAACATCACTAAGGAGGAGAACACTACCTTTAAGACCCAGAGGGAGAGGACGGGTAGCCGGCCCTGCTTGCCTGTACACAGTGTAATCGCCTGCATGG GCACTGTGGCCATAGACCTCCAGGACACAGGCTGTgggccctctctctgtctccccccggAGGACATCAAGGGTAACAGCAGGAGGCCCAGCATCGGCCCCGTGCTAGAGGTGCCAGACACTTCCTCTATGCACACAGGTGACCTCTATAGCGACCAATCAGAGGACGAGACCATGCCCTCCAACGAGGACCTATCAACTGAGGa CTATATGAAAGGCTTTCCTCCCAACCTGCCCTACATCGGTAGTTCTCCGACACTGTGCCATCTATTGAAGGAGAAAGTACCATACTGTTGCCTCAGACTGGAAAAG GGTTGTGAGCATAACAACTGTGAGGATGCCAAAGCCTACAGCTTTAAGAACAAGCTGATCATTGTGTCTGCTGAGACGGCGGGGAATGGACTGTACAACTTCATCGTCCCGCTTAGAGCTTCCTACAGACTAAAGAAAGAGCTGAACCCCATTGTGCTCCTCCTGGATAATCA GCCTGACACACAGTTCCTGGAGGCTGTCTGTGGGTTCCCTATGGTTTACTACATGGTGGGCTCCATCGATAA CCTGGATGACCTCCTGCGTTGCGGTGTGTCCTTTGCAGCCAACATGGTGGTGGTGGACAAGGAGAGCACCATGAGTGCAGAAGAGGACTACATGGCTGATGCCAAGACCATCGTCAATGTACAGACACTGTTCAG GTTGTTCTCCAGTCTCAGTATCATCACCGAGCTAACCCACCCCGCCAACATGAGGTTTATGCAGTTCAGAGCTAAGGACTGgtactctctgactctctctaaaCTGGAGAAG aaAGAGCGGGAGAAAGGCTCCAACCTGGCCTTCATGTTTCGCCTGCCGTTCGCTGCAGGGAGGGTCTTCAGTATCGGCATGCTGGACACTCTCCTCTACCAG TCGTTTGTCAAAGACTATATTATCTCCATCACCAGGCTGCTGCTGGGCCTGGACACCACCCCGGGCTCTGGCTTCCTCTGCTCT ATGCAGATCTCTGAGGAGGACCTTTGGATCCAGACGTATGGAAGGCTCTATCAGAAACTGTGTTCCACCGTCGGTGACATTCCCATTGGCATCTACAGGACCGAGTCCCAGACAGCAGATTCCTCTGAGGAG CAATGCGAGCCATCCTCCCAA TCACAGCTCTCGGTGTGCGTGGAGGACTTAGACGACCCCAAGGAGCAGAGCGACCGAGAACTCCCCCCTGTGGCCGGAGGGCTCCACCGCAGCTCCACCTCCAGCGACCCATCGGACGGGAAGGCTCCCCTGCTGAGGAGGAAGAGCGTGCAGTGGGCGCGGAAGCTGAGCTGGAGGGGGACTCGAGGGAACCAGCGGGGGGCTCAGAGGGGGGGCCAGCAGGGTCTGAGGGCCAGACGCTCAGAGAGACAGGAGCTGGACGAGCTGGTCAGCAACAGGATGAAAAGCCTTGGACTCTGGGCCACGACTTGCG ATGACATGAGTGAGAACCAGCCTACTCACTCCCACACATACGTGTTGATCAACCCTCCTCCTGACACCAGGCTGGAGCTCAATGACATAGT GTATATCATCCGTTCAGATCCCCTGGGGTACGTCCCTAAGGCTGGTGACAGCAGGGAGAGTCTGGGAAGCAGCACATGTCTTGGGGAGCACACCAAGACAGAGACGCCTTTCTGA